From Cydia splendana chromosome 4, ilCydSple1.2, whole genome shotgun sequence, one genomic window encodes:
- the LOC134790037 gene encoding rab11 family-interacting protein 2: MWDPTHVQVTVQRARGLLIKGKNGTNKCFVTIALGKEKFQTSVKHKATENVEWLEECELRIPSQGNTAEIVLKVYDEDIVKDHLLGQISIPLKDLDVYERPRNRWYTLQGKPGKENDKNRGELEVKVAFTVKEGSLTDLSKKDKHKSSLSSIAQNVGGSLMSIGSIEKRKGLKKFAKNLGSKMNLTKKDKKSDSSSLSGSIGNLKNSALSTPDHSTPKTLPTEADPGVISEDEDEFAFDDLSHKSSGSSLNVNTLPRGHKYTPSPMNASLENLGGGEFLRRSTSSNLANSDKSVPVPQKPVRLSLDTFTPPRPPSQIIDKDDEWSQKLYSKKQSHTVSQTMIDREKSASLERNKKLDSPSSLKEKPSPKFFKKFGNNNKPKKLLEERIIVGEENIVEEDSINPVYNSIPKTVLQQLEGKSKEDLIVMVYNMQRDVETEKKKTKDLENYLDELLLRVMETTPRILQNPYSRNNSMHIRNK, encoded by the coding sequence ATGTGGGATCCAACGCACGTTCAAGTAACGGTCCAAAGAGCCCGTGGACTActaattaaaggtaaaaacggtACTAACAAATGTTTTGTTACCATTGCCCTCGGCAAAGAAAAATTCCAAACATCCGTGAAACACAAAGCCACTGAGAATGTAGAGTGGCTTGAGGAATGCGAGTTGCGTATACCGTCCCAGGGTAACACTGCAGAAATTGTTTTGAAAGTGTATGATGAAGACATTGTTAAAGATCATTTACTAGGTCAAATATCGATTCCGTTAAAAGACCTCGATGTTTATGAGAGGCCTAGAAACCGTTGGTACACTTTGCAGGGCAAGCCGGGGAAAGAGAATGACAAAAATAGAGGAGAGTTAGAGGTCAAGGTTGCCTTTACTGTAAAAGAGGGCAGTTTGACTGACCTCAGCAAAAAAGACAAACATAAGTCATCTTTATCTAGCATCGCCCAAAACGTAGGTGGTAGTCTTATGAGCATTGGCAGTATCGAAAAACGCAAGGGCTTGAAAAAGTTTGCTAAGAACCTAGGATCTAAAATGAATTTGACTAAAAAAGATAAGAAGAGTGATTCATCATCTCTAAGTGGAAGCATTGGAAATCTTAAAAACTCTGCACTGTCCACACCGGACCACTCTACCCCTAAGACTTTACCAACAGAGGCAGACCCAGGTGTCATTAGTGAGGACGAAGATGAATTTGCTTTTGATGACTTGTCTCACAAAAGTTCTGGCAGTTCTCTCAACGTCAATACACTACCACGAGGGCATAAATACACACCTTCCCCAATGAATGCTTCTCTTGAAAACCTAGGGGGTGGAGAGTTTTTGAGAAGATCTACTAGTAGTAATTTAGCAAATTCTGACAAGTCTGTTCCAGTGCCTCAAAAACCTGTGAGGCTGAGCCTCGACACATTTACTCCTCCGAGGCCACCTTCCCAAATTATTGACAAGGATGATGAATGGTCCCAAAAGCTTTACTCCAAAAAGCAATCTCATACAGTCAGCCAAACTATGATAGACAGGGAAAAATCTGCAAGCcttgaaagaaataaaaaacttGACAGCCCAAGCTCTTTAAAAGAAAAACCAAGTCCAAAATTCTTTAAAAAGTTTGGTAACAACAACAAACCTAAAAAGTTGCTTGAAGAAAGAATTATTGTTGGAGAGGAAAATATTGTAGAAGAAGACTCCATCAATCCTGTATACAACAGCATACCCAAAACAGTTCTGCAGCAACTTGAAGGCAAATCTAAAGAAGATCTGATTGTAATGGTGTACAACATGCAAAGAGACGTAGAAACAGAAAAGAAGAAAACCAAAGATTTGGAAAATTATTTGGATGAGCTACTATTGCGAGTGATGGAAACAACTCCGAGAATCTTGCAAAACCCTTACTCGAGAAATAACAGCATGCACATAAGGAATAAGTGA
- the LOC134790053 gene encoding protein KRTCAP2 homolog, protein MALNSATSFVISSILTLLIFSGMQMYKPWLVRSPMTIIFGGYLGSVMFMFFVTAIGNLEATLFGKNFQLKLPEIVLSMAVSLIAAGMVHRICFTTCLIFSIIVIYYMNKLSQKTYATTAPVAAPTKARRHK, encoded by the exons ATGG CTTTGAACAGCGCGACGTCTTTCGTCATATCATCGATATTAACCCTCCTGATATTTTCGGGAATGCAAATGTACAAACCTTGGCTGGTTAGATCGCCCATGACCATTATATTCGGAGGCTACCTTGGATCTGTTATGTTCATGTTCTTCGTTACT GCCATAGGTAATCTAGAGGCAACTTTGTTTGGGAAGAACTTCCAGTTGAAGCTGCCAGAGATAGTGCTGTCTATGGCAGTGTCACTTATTGCTGCGGGAATGGTGCATAGGATTTGCTTCACAACATG CTTGATATTTTCAATAATCGTCATTTACTACATGAACAAGTTGTCACAGAAGACTTATGCAACTACTGCACCAGTTGCTGCACCAACCAAGGCTCGTCGCCACAAGTGA